One region of Chryseobacterium muglaense genomic DNA includes:
- a CDS encoding T9SS type A sorting domain-containing protein has product MRNFYSKIKTLTKTVLTAGAFLLGFAANAQTTLAAGDIAFTSYDSSPLTGVGDKFSFVLLTNISAGTRISFTDRGFQGGSTWQAAGGTESAITWVSGTAIAMGTEVYIVGLVASTYNPVTTTSTPNGTVTLTDGSSDNGLSLSNVGDQIIAFQGGAGSITGSGAYCIAGINYFYSPTTTTAGWNIGATYPNPNASLMPPGLIGGTSAFYTGSVSGNTLAQSGKFNCTGTPTTTSASIRSAVMTMGNWSLLASAGSGYSGCQFIGSNPVITGNPPNRTICASGNTTFSITATGATSYQWQQNTGSGFAALSNGAPFSGVTTSTLTVTGATGAMNGYQYRCVATNSSGSATSNLANLTVVSVSATTTKTNVSCNGGNNGTATVTASGGIGPYTYSWSPSGGTAATATGLGVGVYTVTVTDFLGCFTTATATITQPTAISGTTVVTNIACNGGSTGAINLTPTGGNAPYTFNWGGGITTEDRTGLAAGTYTVTITDANGCTGTVNATVTQPTAMSATTSQTNISCNGGSNGTASIVVTGGTAPYTYSWSPSGGTAATASGLSAGTYTVTVTDANACTITRTVTITQPTAISGTTVVTNIACNGGSTGAINLTPTGGAAPYTFNWGGGITTEDRTGLSAGTYTVTITDANGCTGTVNATVTQPTAMSATTSQTNISCNGGSNGTASIVVTGGTAPYTYSWSPSGGTAATATGLSAGTYTVTVTDANACTITRTVTITQPTAMSATTSQTNISCNGGSNGTASIVVTGGTAPYTYSWSPSGGTAATASGLSAGTYTVTVTDANACTITRTVTITQPTAISGTTVVTNIACNGGSTGAINLTPSGGTAPYTFNWGGGITTEDRTGLAAGTYTVTITDANGCTRTVSATVTQPTAMSATTSQTNISCNGGSNGTASIVVTGGTAPYTYSWSPSGGTAATASGLSAGTYTVTVTDANACTITRTVTITQPTAMSATTSQTNISCNGGSNGTASIVVTGGTAPYTYSWSPSGGTAATASGLSAGTYTVTVTDANACTITRTVTITQPTVISGTTVVTNIACNGGSTGAINLTPTGGSAPYTFNWGGGITTEDRTGLAAGTYTVTITDANGCTRTVSATVTQPTAMSATTSQTNISCNGGSNGTASIVVTGGTAPYTYSWSPSGGTAATASGLSAGTYAVTITDANACTITRTVTITQPTAMSATTSQTNISCNGGSNGTASIVVTGGTAPYTYSWSPSGGTAATASGLSAGTYTVTVTDANACTITRTVTITQPTAISGTTVVTNIACNGSSTGAINLTPAGGTAPYTFNWGGGITTEDRTGLAAGTYTVTITDANGCTRTVSATVTQPTAMSATTSQTNISCNGGSNGTASIVVTGGTAPYTYSWSPSGGTAATATGLSAGTYTVTVTDANACTITRTVTITQPATAVSGTTVVTNIACNGGSTGAINLTPSGGTAPYAFNWGGGITTEDRTNLAAGTYTVTITDANGCTGTVSATVTQSSAVAAPTGVAIQSFNLGDTLSALVVTGQNIKWYASATDAANHTGSLPITTLIVNNTTYYATQTVGVCESTASLAVLAYNATLGVGNLTKSSSDMQIYPNPVVDILNVSGEEKIIRLAIYSADGRKVTEKVISKNERSINVHSLVQGVYLLQVFTKDGVKSFKFIKR; this is encoded by the coding sequence ATGAGAAATTTTTATTCAAAAATTAAAACGCTGACAAAAACGGTTCTTACAGCAGGAGCATTTTTGCTGGGATTTGCGGCTAATGCGCAAACGACCCTCGCAGCAGGTGACATAGCGTTTACAAGCTATGATTCTTCTCCTCTAACAGGAGTGGGAGATAAGTTTTCTTTTGTACTGCTTACGAATATTTCGGCAGGAACAAGGATTAGTTTTACAGACAGAGGATTTCAAGGCGGTTCTACATGGCAGGCTGCAGGCGGAACAGAATCTGCTATTACCTGGGTAAGTGGTACCGCAATTGCTATGGGAACAGAGGTTTATATCGTAGGGCTTGTAGCCTCTACTTATAATCCTGTAACTACTACATCAACCCCCAATGGTACTGTTACTCTTACTGATGGTTCATCCGACAATGGTCTTTCATTATCCAATGTGGGAGACCAGATTATTGCATTTCAAGGAGGTGCTGGCAGTATTACAGGAAGCGGAGCTTATTGTATTGCGGGAATTAATTATTTCTACAGTCCCACAACAACTACTGCCGGATGGAATATAGGAGCTACCTATCCCAATCCTAATGCATCATTAATGCCTCCCGGACTTATTGGAGGAACAAGTGCATTTTATACTGGATCTGTATCGGGAAATACACTTGCGCAATCTGGAAAATTTAACTGTACAGGAACACCGACTACTACATCTGCATCAATACGTTCGGCAGTAATGACTATGGGGAATTGGTCGCTTTTAGCTTCTGCAGGTTCTGGATATTCAGGATGTCAATTTATAGGAAGCAATCCGGTAATTACAGGAAATCCACCTAACAGAACAATCTGCGCCAGTGGAAATACAACATTTTCTATTACTGCAACAGGAGCTACTTCTTATCAATGGCAACAAAATACAGGAAGCGGTTTTGCTGCTTTAAGCAATGGAGCACCATTTTCAGGAGTTACAACAAGTACACTAACTGTAACGGGAGCTACAGGAGCAATGAACGGATATCAATACCGTTGTGTTGCAACTAATTCTTCTGGGTCAGCAACGTCTAATTTAGCAAATTTAACGGTTGTATCTGTTTCTGCAACAACTACGAAAACAAACGTTTCATGTAATGGAGGTAACAATGGCACTGCCACGGTTACTGCATCAGGAGGAATTGGTCCTTATACTTATTCATGGTCACCAAGCGGAGGAACTGCAGCAACAGCGACAGGATTAGGTGTAGGAGTTTATACAGTAACAGTTACTGATTTTCTTGGATGTTTCACTACAGCAACAGCTACGATCACCCAGCCAACTGCAATTTCAGGTACAACAGTAGTTACGAATATTGCTTGTAATGGTGGTTCTACAGGAGCTATCAATTTAACTCCAACAGGAGGAAATGCGCCTTACACATTCAATTGGGGCGGAGGAATCACGACAGAAGATCGTACCGGATTAGCAGCAGGAACTTACACAGTAACAATTACTGATGCTAACGGATGTACAGGAACAGTAAATGCAACGGTAACTCAGCCAACAGCAATGAGTGCAACGACTTCTCAAACAAATATTTCTTGTAATGGAGGTTCTAATGGAACAGCGAGCATTGTTGTAACAGGCGGAACAGCACCTTATACTTACTCATGGTCTCCAAGCGGTGGAACTGCAGCAACAGCTTCAGGATTATCAGCAGGAACTTACACGGTAACAGTAACGGATGCTAATGCTTGTACGATTACAAGAACAGTAACCATTACTCAGCCAACAGCAATTTCAGGCACAACAGTAGTTACTAATATTGCATGTAACGGAGGTTCAACAGGAGCTATCAACTTAACACCAACAGGTGGAGCAGCGCCTTATACTTTCAACTGGGGAGGAGGAATCACCACAGAAGATCGTACCGGTTTATCAGCAGGAACTTACACAGTAACCATTACTGATGCAAACGGATGTACAGGAACAGTAAATGCTACTGTAACTCAGCCAACAGCAATGAGTGCAACGACTTCTCAAACAAATATTTCTTGTAATGGAGGTTCTAATGGAACAGCAAGTATTGTTGTAACAGGCGGAACAGCACCTTATACTTACTCATGGTCTCCAAGCGGTGGAACTGCAGCAACAGCAACAGGATTATCAGCAGGAACTTACACAGTAACAGTAACAGATGCTAATGCATGTACCATTACGAGAACGGTAACCATCACTCAGCCAACAGCAATGAGTGCAACGACTTCTCAAACAAATATTTCTTGTAATGGAGGTTCTAATGGAACAGCAAGTATTGTTGTAACAGGCGGAACAGCACCTTATACTTACTCATGGTCTCCAAGCGGTGGAACTGCAGCAACAGCTTCAGGATTATCAGCAGGAACTTACACGGTAACAGTAACAGATGCTAATGCATGTACAATTACAAGAACGGTAACGATTACTCAACCAACTGCAATTTCAGGAACAACTGTTGTTACTAATATTGCATGTAACGGAGGCTCAACAGGAGCTATTAATTTAACTCCATCAGGAGGAACAGCACCTTATACATTCAACTGGGGTGGTGGAATCACTACTGAAGATCGTACTGGTTTAGCAGCAGGAACTTACACCGTAACGATTACTGATGCTAACGGATGTACAAGAACAGTAAGTGCTACAGTTACTCAGCCAACAGCAATGAGTGCTACTACTTCTCAGACTAATATTTCATGTAATGGTGGTTCTAACGGAACGGCAAGTATTGTTGTAACAGGCGGAACAGCACCTTACACTTACTCATGGTCTCCAAGCGGTGGAACTGCAGCAACAGCTTCAGGATTATCAGCAGGAACTTACACGGTAACAGTAACGGATGCTAATGCTTGTACCATTACAAGAACAGTAACCATCACTCAGCCAACCGCAATGAGTGCTACTACTTCTCAGACTAATATTTCATGTAATGGTGGTTCTAACGGAACGGCAAGTATTGTTGTAACAGGTGGAACAGCACCTTACACTTACTCATGGTCTCCAAGCGGTGGAACTGCGGCAACAGCTTCAGGATTATCAGCAGGAACTTACACGGTAACAGTAACAGATGCTAATGCTTGTACCATTACAAGAACAGTAACCATCACTCAACCAACTGTAATTTCAGGAACAACAGTAGTTACTAATATTGCATGTAACGGCGGTTCAACAGGAGCTATTAATTTAACACCAACAGGTGGGTCGGCACCATATACCTTCAACTGGGGAGGAGGAATCACCACAGAAGATCGTACCGGTTTAGCAGCAGGAACTTACACCGTAACGATTACTGATGCTAACGGATGTACAAGAACAGTTAGTGCTACTGTAACTCAGCCAACAGCAATGAGTGCAACGACTTCTCAAACAAATATTTCTTGTAATGGAGGTTCTAATGGAACAGCAAGTATTGTTGTAACAGGCGGAACGGCGCCTTATACTTACTCATGGTCTCCAAGCGGTGGAACTGCAGCAACAGCTTCAGGATTATCAGCAGGAACTTACGCGGTAACAATAACAGATGCTAATGCATGTACCATTACGAGAACGGTAACCATCACTCAGCCAACCGCAATGAGTGCAACGACTTCTCAAACAAATATTTCTTGTAATGGAGGTTCTAACGGAACAGCAAGTATTGTTGTAACAGGCGGAACAGCACCTTATACTTACTCATGGTCTCCAAGCGGTGGAACTGCAGCAACAGCTTCAGGATTATCAGCAGGAACTTACACGGTAACAGTAACGGATGCTAATGCTTGTACCATTACAAGAACGGTAACGATTACTCAACCAACGGCAATTTCCGGAACAACAGTAGTTACTAATATTGCATGTAACGGAAGTTCTACAGGAGCTATTAATTTAACACCAGCGGGTGGAACAGCACCTTATACATTCAACTGGGGTGGTGGAATCACTACTGAAGATCGTACTGGTTTAGCAGCAGGAACTTACACCGTAACGATTACTGATGCTAACGGATGTACAAGAACTGTAAGTGCTACTGTCACTCAGCCAACAGCGATGAGTGCAACGACTTCTCAAACAAATATTTCATGTAACGGAGGTTCTAATGGAACAGCAAGTATTGTTGTAACAGGCGGAACGGCACCTTACACTTACTCATGGTCTCCAAGCGGTGGAACTGCGGCAACAGCAACAGGATTATCGGCAGGAACTTACACGGTAACAGTAACGGATGCTAATGCTTGTACAATTACGAGAACGGTAACAATCACTCAGCCTGCAACCGCAGTTTCAGGAACAACAGTAGTTACAAACATCGCTTGTAACGGAGGTTCAACAGGAGCTATCAACTTAACACCTTCAGGTGGAACAGCTCCTTATGCTTTCAACTGGGGAGGAGGAATCACCACAGAAGATCGTACTAATTTAGCAGCAGGAACTTACACAGTAACAATTACTGACGCTAATGGATGTACAGGAACAGTGAGCGCGACAGTAACTCAGTCGAGCGCAGTAGCAGCGCCAACGGGTGTAGCAATACAAAGCTTTAACTTAGGAGATACTTTAAGCGCTTTGGTCGTAACGGGCCAGAACATCAAATGGTATGCTTCAGCTACGGATGCTGCAAACCATACGGGAAGCTTACCAATAACTACACTAATTGTAAATAATACAACGTATTATGCAACTCAAACGGTAGGGGTTTGTGAGTCTACAGCATCATTAGCTGTTCTTGCTTACAATGCTACTTTGGGAGTAGGTAACCTTACAAAATCATCATCAGACATGCAGATTTATCCTAATCCGGTAGTAGACATCCTTAATGTAAGCGGTGAGGAGAAAATTATAAGATTAGCTATTTATTCTGCAGATGGTAGAAAAGTTACTGAGAAAGTAATATCTAAAAATGAAAGAAGCATCAATGTTCATTCATTAGTACAAGGTGTTTATTTACTTCAGGTATTTACTAAAGATGGTGTGAAATCATTCAAATTCATAAAAAGATAG
- a CDS encoding XAC2610-related protein: protein MKSFKILTLVFFIFTCRYHAQPFTLKSVDEAKEFSLKIYYGTHGKGAFVQYKGQKGIIPLQIKSFNVDKSGREDGQPDFTSYVWEEIIDGKINGTYYLTEGLRDLFDVKYIRKKDNRTFKLEEDKTEKFDGVSKFLLHDIMIDYNIFYDNKLKFIYSNKQTVNLQLPDVDSPNFSRHATINDYNFDGFDDISFSIPDGGMGVYRTFTVFIYNPKTKKFEKLIEPDLSKSKCECLCDLKIDKNKKIISSGCRGGARWWKDFYQYKNGKLVWVRSQEITD from the coding sequence ATGAAAAGTTTTAAAATATTGACTCTTGTATTTTTTATTTTTACCTGCAGATATCATGCGCAGCCGTTTACTTTAAAATCTGTGGATGAAGCAAAAGAATTTAGTTTAAAAATTTATTACGGAACTCATGGGAAAGGAGCCTTTGTGCAGTATAAAGGTCAGAAAGGGATTATTCCATTACAAATAAAAAGCTTCAATGTCGATAAAAGTGGAAGAGAAGACGGGCAACCAGATTTTACTTCTTATGTTTGGGAAGAAATTATTGATGGAAAAATAAATGGAACCTATTACCTTACAGAAGGACTTAGGGATTTGTTTGATGTAAAATATATCCGAAAAAAAGACAACCGAACTTTTAAATTGGAAGAAGATAAAACTGAAAAATTTGATGGAGTTTCTAAGTTCTTACTTCATGATATAATGATTGATTATAATATTTTCTACGATAACAAACTCAAATTTATTTATTCAAATAAACAGACTGTAAATCTTCAATTACCCGATGTTGACAGCCCGAACTTTTCGAGACATGCGACTATTAATGATTATAATTTCGATGGTTTTGATGATATTTCATTTTCAATTCCTGATGGCGGAATGGGAGTTTACAGAACTTTTACTGTTTTTATTTATAATCCTAAAACTAAAAAATTTGAAAAACTCATTGAGCCTGATTTAAGCAAATCAAAATGTGAATGTTTGTGTGATCTTAAAATAGATAAAAATAAAAAAATAATCTCCAGCGGATGTAGAGGTGGAGCAAGGTGGTGGAAAGATTTTTATCAGTACAAAAATGGAAAACTGGTTTGGGTTCGCTCTCAAGAAATCACCGATTAA